The Syngnathus scovelli strain Florida chromosome 13, RoL_Ssco_1.2, whole genome shotgun sequence genome has a window encoding:
- the myo5b gene encoding unconventional myosin-Vb isoform X3, translating to MSAHYNPYKKYTRVWIPDPETVWRAAEISRDFKQGESVLHLCLEDGTPLEYPLGPAGNPMPFLRNPDILVGENDLTALSYLHEPAVLHNLRVRFLESNHIYTYCGIVLVAINPYEELQIYGEEVINAYSGRNMGDMDPHIFAVAEEAYKQMARDERNQSIIVSGESGAGKTVSAKYAMRFFATVGGSANDTNVEEKVLASSPIMEAIGNAKTTRNDNSSRFGKYIEIGFDRSYHIIGANMRTYLLEKSRVVFQAEDERNYHIFYQLCASASLPELRDLGLASAEDFAYTSAGENIFIEGVNDADELDRTRRAFRLLGIKDASQNVVFRVLAAILHLGNVQICAQRDGESCHVSSDDEHLAHFCRLLGLELPQMEHWLCHRKLATASETYVKNMSAERAANARDALAKHIYARVFDWIVAHINLALRASSERRSFIGVLDIYGFETFEVNSFEQFCINYANEKLQQQFNSHVFKLEQEEYMKEQIPWTLIDFHDNQPCIDLIEARLGVLDLLDEECKVPKGTDQNWAQKLYKQHSSNAHFQKPRMSNSAFVIVHFADQVAYECAGFLEKNRDTVYDEQINILKASKLQLVADLFATEDGGPKSARVNVRPAKSTPRPPNKEHRKSVGLQFRSSLHLLMETLNATTPHYVRCIKPNDDKQAFSFDSGRAVQQLRACGVLETIRISAAGYPSRWTYVDFFSRYRVLMRKSDVSCPDKKSVCQTLLATLIKEGDMFQLGKSKIFFRAGQVAYLEKLRADKFRAACMVIQKTVRGWLQRLRYRKIRKSAILLQRYGRGYLARRYAEYLRLTRAAVVCQKNYRMARERRAFLQLRRATVTIQAFARGMFTRRIFQEFMLHHKALVIQRCVRGWLQRVRYRRMRRAAVVLQCAFRRSRAQRRFRTLKTEAPVARRLTKLNAGMENKIVQLQIKMDEQGKEYREQNEQLLRANTSLGTELSRVQQQLQHLQQTRSQQGGAAAAAQLTTLRAELEALSKELEGARAHESQTEERHRTEKLELTRRVAELEEENALLKSQKEELNQKIKQQSNRAQEDVGSALLRAEMDAERRRYQNLLKEYSALEQRYDNLKEEVSLAKFQPGHHRSSSNQSSLESDSNYTSISTSEAGDADDVLQLVEEVGADKAAMDIGIFVKLQKRVRDLEQERKRLQASLDKMDEVARNKDSVDAAAVAAASLTEEAAADLAYNNLKREELELENRQLKEHLEELRRSVGQEAPRDGYHVLMSQLKAANEELDARKEEVVMLKTQLVSAAPPTHQQQQVLETESGERVDAVATLPSDRDQALTLYRQVCQSNKLMEHELQSQARQHGQEVEALRAEMETLKGDVERKQEALNYATSLSPQALLEYSVQLEITRLTDDNLDLKELVEKLEKNERKLKKQLRIYMKKVQELQASRGGGRAKSDLGRHVTLQRKEKDFEGMLEYDREDEPLLIQMLVTDMRPSMLSGTVPCLPAYILFMCVRHADYVNDDGKVESLLTATINAVKRVLKRNEDFETTSFWLANTSRLLHCLKQYSGDEAFVVQNTAKQNEHCLKNFDLTEYRQVLSDLSIQIYQQLVRIAEAAIQPMIVSAMLESESIPSLAGVKPAGYRNRSSSVDRDGGEGTPSGGYTLRALIRQLSLFDGIMREHGLDPEIAGQVVRQLFHCVNAVTLNNILLRKDVCSWSTGMQLRYNTSQMEEWLRANKLYQTGAAQTLCPIIQVAQLLQVKKKTSQDADAICSLCTDLNSQQIVKILNLYTPLNEFEERVTVAFIRNIQKQLQEREAGEAQEGAVAKEASQLLVDTKQTLPLLFPYAPSSLGLETLHIPASLGLHFLVRV from the exons ATGAGCGCACACTACAACCCTTACAAGAAG TACACGCGAGTATGGATCCCGGACCCGGAGACCGTGTGGCGGGCAGCGGAGATCAGCCGAGACTTCAAGCAGGGAGAGTCGGTGCTCCATCTCTGCCTGGAGGATGGCACG CCGCTGGAATACCCGCTGGGCCCCGCCGGCAACCCCATGCCGTTCCTGCGCAACCCCGACATCCTGGTGGGCGAGAACGACCTGACGGCGCTCAGCTATCTTCACGAGCCCGCCGTGCTGCACAACCTGCGAGTGCGATTCCTCGAGTCCAACCACATCTACACCTACTGCG GTATCGTCCTGGTGGCCATCAACCCGTACGAAGAGCTGCAGATCTACGGCGAGGAGGTGATCAACGCCTACAGCGGTCGCAACATGGGCGACATGGACCCGCACATCTTTGCCGTGGCCGAGGAAGCCTACAAGCAGATGGCCAG GGATGAGAGGAACCAGTCCATCATCGTGAGCGGCGAATCGGGAGCCGGCAAGACCGTCTCCGCTAAGTACGCCATGAGATTCTTTGCCACTGTGGGAGGATCTGCCAACGACACCAACGTAGAAGAGAAAGTCCTCGCCTCCAGTCCCATCATGGAG GCCATCGGCAACGCCAAGACCACCAGGAACGACAACAGCAGCCGCTTTGGCAAGTACATCGAGATCGGCTTCGACCGCAGCTACCACATCATTGGCGCCAACATGCGGACGTACCTGCTAGAGAAGTCGCGGGTGGTCTTTCAG GCTGAAGATGAGCGCAATTACCACATCTTCTACCAGCTGTGCGCCTCCGCCTCTTTGCCGGAGCTGCGAGACCTCGGCCTCG CCAGCGCCGAGGACTTTGCCTACACGTCCGCGGGCGAGAACATCTTCATCGAGGGCGTGAACGACGCCGATGAGCTGGACAGGACGCGGCGGGCCTTTCGACTGCTGG GTATCAAGGACGCCAGCCAGAACGTCGTCTTCAGGGTGCTGGCGGCCATCTTGCATCTGGGCAACGTCCAGATCTGCGCCCAGAGGGACGGCGAGTCCTGCCACGTGTCG AGCGACGACGAGCACCTGGCTCATTTCTGCCGGCTCCTGGGCCTGGAGCTCCCGCAAATGGAGCACTGGCTGTGCCACAGGAAGTTGGCCACGGCCAGCGAGACCTACGTGAAGAACATGTCGGCCGAGCGGGCGGCCAACGCCCGCGACGCCCTGGCCAAGCACATCTACGCCCGCGTCTTTGACTGGATCGTGGCGCACATCAACCTGGCGCTGCGCGCGTCCTCCGAGCGACGCTCCTTCATTGGCGTCCTCGACATCTACGG GTTCGAAACCTTCGAGGTCAACAGCTTCGAGCAGTTCTGCATCAACTACGCTAACGAGAAGCTGCAGCAGCAGTTCAACTCG CACGTGTTCAAGTTGGAGCAGGAGGAGTACATGAAGGAGCAGATCCCGTGGACCCTGATCGATTTCCACGACAACCAGCCGTGCATCGACCTGATTGAGGCGCGACTGGGCGTGCTTGACCTTCTGGACGAGGAGTGCAAA GTCCCCAAAGGAACGGATCAGAACTGGGCCCAGAAGCTGTACAAGCAGCACTCCTCCAACGCCCACTTTCAGAAGCCTCGAATGTCCAACTCTGCTTTCGTCATCGTCCATTTTGCCGATCAG GTGGCGTACGAGTGCGCCGGCTTCCTGGAGAAGAACCGCGACACCGTCTACGACGAGCAGATCAACATCCTCAAGGCCAGTAAG CTTCAGCTGGTGGCCGACCTGTTTGCCACCGAGGACGGCGGCCCCAAATCGGCCAGGGTCAACGTGCGGCCCGCAAAATCCACGCCCAGACCGCCCAACAAAGAGCATAGGAAGAGCGTGGGCCTGCAG TTCCGCAGTTCTCTGCATCTTCTGATGGAGACGCTCAACGCCACCACGCCTCACTACGTGCGCTGCATCAAACCCAACGACGACAAGCAGGCCTTCTC GTTTGACTCTGGTCGAGCTGTGCAGCAGCTGCGGGCGTGCGGCGTCCTGGAGACCATCCGCATCAGCGCCGCCGGATACCCGTCCAG GTGGACCTACGTCGACTTCTTCAGCAGGTACCGCGTGTTGATGCGCAAGTCGGACGTGTCGTGCCCGGATAAGAAGTCGGTGTGCCAGACGCTCTTGGCGACGCTCATCAAG GAAGGCGACATGTTCCAGTTGGGGAAGAGCAAGATCTTCTTCCGGGCCGGTCAGGTGGCCTACTTGGAGAAGTTGCGTGCCGACAAGTTCCGCGCCGCCTGCATGGTCATTCAGAAGACGGTGCGCGGCTGGCTGCAGAGACTGCGCTACCGCAAGATCCGCAAATCCGCCATTTTGCTGCAGCGATACGGGCGAGGCTACCTGGCGCGCAG GTACGCCGAATActtgcggctgacgcgcgctgcCGTGGTGTGCCAGAAGAATTACCGCATGGCCAGAGAGCGCCGCGCCTTCCTGCAGCTGCGCCGGGCCACCGTCACCATCCAGGCCTTTGCACGGGGGATGTTCACGCGTAGGATCTTCCAGGAG TTCATGCTGCACCACAAGGCGCTGGTCATCCAGAGGTGCGTCCGCGGCTGGCTGCAGAGGGTCCGCTACCGCCGCATGCGGCGGGCCGCCGTGGTGCTGCAGTGCGCCTTCAGGCGCTCTCGAGCGCAGCGCCGCTTCCGGACGCTCAAGACGGAGGCGCCCGTGGCCCGACGCCTGACCAAGCTCAACGCCGGCATGGAGAACAAGATCGTGCAGCTGCAGATAAAGATGGACGAGCAG GGTAAGGAGTACCGCGAGCAGAACGAGCAGCTCCTGCGCGCCAACACCAGCCTGGGCACGGAGCTCAGCCGGgtccagcagcagctgcagcaccTGCAGCAGACGCGCAGCCAGCAGGGCGGCGCCGCAGCCGCCGCTCAGCTCACGACGCTGCGGGCCGAGCTGGAGGCGCTGAGCAAGGAGCTGGAGGGGGCTCGGGCCCACGAGAGCCAGACGGAGGAGCGCCACCGCACTGAGAAGCTGGAGCTGACCCGG AGAGTCGctgagctggaggaggagaatgCGCTGCTCAAGAGCCAAAAGGAAGAACTCAACCAGAAGATCAAACAGCAGTCGAACCGCGCTCAAG AGGACGTGGGCAGCGCCTTGCTACGTGCTGAGATGGACGCCGAACGACGTCGCTACCAAAATCTCCTGAAGGAATATTCTGCACTCGAGCAGAGATACGACAACCTGAAGGAGGAAGTTTCTCTGGCCAAG TTCCAGCCGGGCCACCACAGAAGCTCGTCCAATCAGAGCAGCCTGGAGTCGGACTCCAACTACACGTCCATCTCCACCTCGGAGGCAGGAGATGCCGATGATGTCCTGCAGCTGGTGGAG GAGGTTGGCGCGGACAAGGCGGCCATGGACATCGGCATCTTCGTCAAGCTGCAGAAGCGTGTGCGAGACTTGGAACAGGAGCGGAAGCGGCTGCAAGCCAGCCTGGACAAAATGGACGAGGTGGCCAGAAACAAG GACAGCGTAGACGCGGCGGCTGTGGCGGCGGCGAGTCTCACGGAGGAGGCGGCTGCTGACTTGGCCTACAATAACCTGAAG CGTgaggagctggagctggagaacAGGCAGCTGAAGGAGCACCTGGAGGAGCTGCGTCGCAGCGTGGGCCAAGAGGCGCCCCGTGACGGCTACCACGTCCTGATGAGTCAGCTGAAGGCGGCCAACGAGGAGCTGGACGCGCGCAAGGAAGAAGTGGTCATGCTTAAGACGCAGCTTGTCAGCGCTGCCCCGCCcacgcaccagcagcagcaggtgcTG GAGACGGAAAGCGGCGAGCGGGTCGACGCGGTGGCGACGCTGCCGTCAGACAGGGACCAGGCTCTGACGCTCTACCGGCAAGTGTGCCAGTCCAACAA GCTCATGGAGCACGAGCTTCAGTCTCAAGCGCGCCAGCACGGCCAGGAGGTGGAGGCGCTGCGGGCCGAGATGGAGACGCTGAAGGGCGACGTGGAGAGGAAGCAGGAGGCGCTCAACTACGCCACATCCCTGTCGCCTCAGGCCCTGCTGGAGTACAGCGTGCAGCTGGAGATCACAAGGCTCACTGACGACAACCTG GACCTGAAGGAACTAGTGGAGAAACTAGAGAAGAATGAGCGCAAGCTGAAGAAACAGCTTAGGATCTACATGAAGAAAGTCCAGGAGCTGCAAG CGAGTCGCGGCGGCGGTCGCGCCAAGTCCGACTTGGGTCGTCACGTGACGCTTCAACGCAAGGAGAAAGACTTTGAGGGCATGCTGGAGTACGACCGGGAAGACGAACCTCTGCTCATCCAGATGCTCGTCACAG ACATGCGCCCAAGTATGTTGTCTGGGACGGTGCCGTGCCTCCCGGCGTACATCCTCTTCATGTGCGTCCGCCACGCCGATTACGTTAACGACGACGGCAAGGTGGAGTCTCTGCTCACCGCCACCATCAACGCCGTCAAGCGCGTCCTCAAG AGGAACGAGGACTTTGAGACCACGTCCTTCTGGCTGGCCAACACCAGCCGCCTGCTGCACTGCCTCAAGCAATACAGCGGAGACGAG GCCTTCGTGGTTCAGAacacggccaagcagaacgagCACTGCCTGAAGAACTTTGACCTGACCGAGTACCGGCAGGTTCTCAGCGACCTGTCCATTCAGATCTACCAGCAGCTCGTACGCATCGCCGAGGCCGCCATCCAGCCTATGATCG TGTCGGCCATGTTGGAGAGCGAGAGCATCCCCAGCCTGGCCGGGGTCAAGCCCGCCGGCTATCGGAACCGCTCGTCCAGCGTGGACCGGGACGGCGGCGAGGGCACGCCGTCTGGCGGCTACACGCTGCGGGCGCTCATCCGCCAGCTGAGCCTCTTTGACGGCATCATGCGAGAGCACGGCCTGGACCCCGAGATCGCCGGCCAGGTGGTCCGCCAGCTCTTTCACTGCGTCAACGCTGTCACGCTTAACAACATCCTGCTGCGGAAGGACGTCTGCTCCTGGAGCACGGGCATGCAGCTCAG GTACAACACGAGCCAGATGGAAGAATGGCTGCGCGCTAACAAGTTGTACCAGACTGGGGCGGCGCAGACGCTCTGTCCCATCATTCAAGTTGCTCAGCTGCTGCAAGTCAAGAAGAAAACCTCGCAGGACGCCGACGCCATCTGCTCGCTCTGCACTGATCTCAATTCCCAGCAG ATAGTCAAGATCCTCAACTTGTACACGCCACTCAACGAGTTTGAAGAGCGCGTCACCGTCGCCTTCATCAGGAACATACAG AAACAACTCCAGGAGCGCGAAGCGGGCGAGGCTCAGGAGGGGGCCGTGGCCAAGGAGGCCTCCCAGCTGCTGGTGGACACCAAGCAGACGCTGCCGCTGCTCTTCCCGTACGCGCCGTCCTCGCTGGGCCTGGAGACGCTCCATATTCCCGCCTCGCTGGGACTGCACTTCCTGGTCAGGGTCTGA
- the myo5b gene encoding unconventional myosin-Vb isoform X1, giving the protein MSAHYNPYKKYTRVWIPDPETVWRAAEISRDFKQGESVLHLCLEDGTPLEYPLGPAGNPMPFLRNPDILVGENDLTALSYLHEPAVLHNLRVRFLESNHIYTYCGIVLVAINPYEELQIYGEEVINAYSGRNMGDMDPHIFAVAEEAYKQMARDERNQSIIVSGESGAGKTVSAKYAMRFFATVGGSANDTNVEEKVLASSPIMEAIGNAKTTRNDNSSRFGKYIEIGFDRSYHIIGANMRTYLLEKSRVVFQAEDERNYHIFYQLCASASLPELRDLGLASAEDFAYTSAGENIFIEGVNDADELDRTRRAFRLLGIKDASQNVVFRVLAAILHLGNVQICAQRDGESCHVSSDDEHLAHFCRLLGLELPQMEHWLCHRKLATASETYVKNMSAERAANARDALAKHIYARVFDWIVAHINLALRASSERRSFIGVLDIYGFETFEVNSFEQFCINYANEKLQQQFNSHVFKLEQEEYMKEQIPWTLIDFHDNQPCIDLIEARLGVLDLLDEECKVPKGTDQNWAQKLYKQHSSNAHFQKPRMSNSAFVIVHFADQVAYECAGFLEKNRDTVYDEQINILKASKLQLVADLFATEDGGPKSARVNVRPAKSTPRPPNKEHRKSVGLQFRSSLHLLMETLNATTPHYVRCIKPNDDKQAFSFDSGRAVQQLRACGVLETIRISAAGYPSRWTYVDFFSRYRVLMRKSDVSCPDKKSVCQTLLATLIKEGDMFQLGKSKIFFRAGQVAYLEKLRADKFRAACMVIQKTVRGWLQRLRYRKIRKSAILLQRYGRGYLARRYAEYLRLTRAAVVCQKNYRMARERRAFLQLRRATVTIQAFARGMFTRRIFQEFMLHHKALVIQRCVRGWLQRVRYRRMRRAAVVLQCAFRRSRAQRRFRTLKTEAPVARRLTKLNAGMENKIVQLQIKMDEQGKEYREQNEQLLRANTSLGTELSRVQQQLQHLQQTRSQQGGAAAAAQLTTLRAELEALSKELEGARAHESQTEERHRTEKLELTRRVAELEEENALLKSQKEELNQKIKQQSNRAQEDVGSALLRAEMDAERRRYQNLLKEYSALEQRYDNLKEEVSLAKFQPGHHRSSSNQSSLESDSNYTSISTSEAGDADDVLQLVEVSETCEVGADKAAMDIGIFVKLQKRVRDLEQERKRLQASLDKMDEVARNKDSVDAAAVAAASLTEEAAADLAYNNLKREELELENRQLKEHLEELRRSVGQEAPRDGYHVLMSQLKAANEELDARKEEVVMLKTQLVSAAPPTHQQQQVLETESGERVDAVATLPSDRDQALTLYRQVCQSNKLMEHELQSQARQHGQEVEALRAEMETLKGDVERKQEALNYATSLSPQALLEYSVQLEITRLTDDNLDLKELVEKLEKNERKLKKQLRIYMKKVQELQASRGGGRAKSDLGRHVTLQRKEKDFEGMLEYDREDEPLLIQMLVTDMRPSMLSGTVPCLPAYILFMCVRHADYVNDDGKVESLLTATINAVKRVLKRNEDFETTSFWLANTSRLLHCLKQYSGDEAFVVQNTAKQNEHCLKNFDLTEYRQVLSDLSIQIYQQLVRIAEAAIQPMIVSAMLESESIPSLAGVKPAGYRNRSSSVDRDGGEGTPSGGYTLRALIRQLSLFDGIMREHGLDPEIAGQVVRQLFHCVNAVTLNNILLRKDVCSWSTGMQLRYNTSQMEEWLRANKLYQTGAAQTLCPIIQVAQLLQVKKKTSQDADAICSLCTDLNSQQIVKILNLYTPLNEFEERVTVAFIRNIQKQLQEREAGEAQEGAVAKEASQLLVDTKQTLPLLFPYAPSSLGLETLHIPASLGLHFLVRV; this is encoded by the exons ATGAGCGCACACTACAACCCTTACAAGAAG TACACGCGAGTATGGATCCCGGACCCGGAGACCGTGTGGCGGGCAGCGGAGATCAGCCGAGACTTCAAGCAGGGAGAGTCGGTGCTCCATCTCTGCCTGGAGGATGGCACG CCGCTGGAATACCCGCTGGGCCCCGCCGGCAACCCCATGCCGTTCCTGCGCAACCCCGACATCCTGGTGGGCGAGAACGACCTGACGGCGCTCAGCTATCTTCACGAGCCCGCCGTGCTGCACAACCTGCGAGTGCGATTCCTCGAGTCCAACCACATCTACACCTACTGCG GTATCGTCCTGGTGGCCATCAACCCGTACGAAGAGCTGCAGATCTACGGCGAGGAGGTGATCAACGCCTACAGCGGTCGCAACATGGGCGACATGGACCCGCACATCTTTGCCGTGGCCGAGGAAGCCTACAAGCAGATGGCCAG GGATGAGAGGAACCAGTCCATCATCGTGAGCGGCGAATCGGGAGCCGGCAAGACCGTCTCCGCTAAGTACGCCATGAGATTCTTTGCCACTGTGGGAGGATCTGCCAACGACACCAACGTAGAAGAGAAAGTCCTCGCCTCCAGTCCCATCATGGAG GCCATCGGCAACGCCAAGACCACCAGGAACGACAACAGCAGCCGCTTTGGCAAGTACATCGAGATCGGCTTCGACCGCAGCTACCACATCATTGGCGCCAACATGCGGACGTACCTGCTAGAGAAGTCGCGGGTGGTCTTTCAG GCTGAAGATGAGCGCAATTACCACATCTTCTACCAGCTGTGCGCCTCCGCCTCTTTGCCGGAGCTGCGAGACCTCGGCCTCG CCAGCGCCGAGGACTTTGCCTACACGTCCGCGGGCGAGAACATCTTCATCGAGGGCGTGAACGACGCCGATGAGCTGGACAGGACGCGGCGGGCCTTTCGACTGCTGG GTATCAAGGACGCCAGCCAGAACGTCGTCTTCAGGGTGCTGGCGGCCATCTTGCATCTGGGCAACGTCCAGATCTGCGCCCAGAGGGACGGCGAGTCCTGCCACGTGTCG AGCGACGACGAGCACCTGGCTCATTTCTGCCGGCTCCTGGGCCTGGAGCTCCCGCAAATGGAGCACTGGCTGTGCCACAGGAAGTTGGCCACGGCCAGCGAGACCTACGTGAAGAACATGTCGGCCGAGCGGGCGGCCAACGCCCGCGACGCCCTGGCCAAGCACATCTACGCCCGCGTCTTTGACTGGATCGTGGCGCACATCAACCTGGCGCTGCGCGCGTCCTCCGAGCGACGCTCCTTCATTGGCGTCCTCGACATCTACGG GTTCGAAACCTTCGAGGTCAACAGCTTCGAGCAGTTCTGCATCAACTACGCTAACGAGAAGCTGCAGCAGCAGTTCAACTCG CACGTGTTCAAGTTGGAGCAGGAGGAGTACATGAAGGAGCAGATCCCGTGGACCCTGATCGATTTCCACGACAACCAGCCGTGCATCGACCTGATTGAGGCGCGACTGGGCGTGCTTGACCTTCTGGACGAGGAGTGCAAA GTCCCCAAAGGAACGGATCAGAACTGGGCCCAGAAGCTGTACAAGCAGCACTCCTCCAACGCCCACTTTCAGAAGCCTCGAATGTCCAACTCTGCTTTCGTCATCGTCCATTTTGCCGATCAG GTGGCGTACGAGTGCGCCGGCTTCCTGGAGAAGAACCGCGACACCGTCTACGACGAGCAGATCAACATCCTCAAGGCCAGTAAG CTTCAGCTGGTGGCCGACCTGTTTGCCACCGAGGACGGCGGCCCCAAATCGGCCAGGGTCAACGTGCGGCCCGCAAAATCCACGCCCAGACCGCCCAACAAAGAGCATAGGAAGAGCGTGGGCCTGCAG TTCCGCAGTTCTCTGCATCTTCTGATGGAGACGCTCAACGCCACCACGCCTCACTACGTGCGCTGCATCAAACCCAACGACGACAAGCAGGCCTTCTC GTTTGACTCTGGTCGAGCTGTGCAGCAGCTGCGGGCGTGCGGCGTCCTGGAGACCATCCGCATCAGCGCCGCCGGATACCCGTCCAG GTGGACCTACGTCGACTTCTTCAGCAGGTACCGCGTGTTGATGCGCAAGTCGGACGTGTCGTGCCCGGATAAGAAGTCGGTGTGCCAGACGCTCTTGGCGACGCTCATCAAG GAAGGCGACATGTTCCAGTTGGGGAAGAGCAAGATCTTCTTCCGGGCCGGTCAGGTGGCCTACTTGGAGAAGTTGCGTGCCGACAAGTTCCGCGCCGCCTGCATGGTCATTCAGAAGACGGTGCGCGGCTGGCTGCAGAGACTGCGCTACCGCAAGATCCGCAAATCCGCCATTTTGCTGCAGCGATACGGGCGAGGCTACCTGGCGCGCAG GTACGCCGAATActtgcggctgacgcgcgctgcCGTGGTGTGCCAGAAGAATTACCGCATGGCCAGAGAGCGCCGCGCCTTCCTGCAGCTGCGCCGGGCCACCGTCACCATCCAGGCCTTTGCACGGGGGATGTTCACGCGTAGGATCTTCCAGGAG TTCATGCTGCACCACAAGGCGCTGGTCATCCAGAGGTGCGTCCGCGGCTGGCTGCAGAGGGTCCGCTACCGCCGCATGCGGCGGGCCGCCGTGGTGCTGCAGTGCGCCTTCAGGCGCTCTCGAGCGCAGCGCCGCTTCCGGACGCTCAAGACGGAGGCGCCCGTGGCCCGACGCCTGACCAAGCTCAACGCCGGCATGGAGAACAAGATCGTGCAGCTGCAGATAAAGATGGACGAGCAG GGTAAGGAGTACCGCGAGCAGAACGAGCAGCTCCTGCGCGCCAACACCAGCCTGGGCACGGAGCTCAGCCGGgtccagcagcagctgcagcaccTGCAGCAGACGCGCAGCCAGCAGGGCGGCGCCGCAGCCGCCGCTCAGCTCACGACGCTGCGGGCCGAGCTGGAGGCGCTGAGCAAGGAGCTGGAGGGGGCTCGGGCCCACGAGAGCCAGACGGAGGAGCGCCACCGCACTGAGAAGCTGGAGCTGACCCGG AGAGTCGctgagctggaggaggagaatgCGCTGCTCAAGAGCCAAAAGGAAGAACTCAACCAGAAGATCAAACAGCAGTCGAACCGCGCTCAAG AGGACGTGGGCAGCGCCTTGCTACGTGCTGAGATGGACGCCGAACGACGTCGCTACCAAAATCTCCTGAAGGAATATTCTGCACTCGAGCAGAGATACGACAACCTGAAGGAGGAAGTTTCTCTGGCCAAG TTCCAGCCGGGCCACCACAGAAGCTCGTCCAATCAGAGCAGCCTGGAGTCGGACTCCAACTACACGTCCATCTCCACCTCGGAGGCAGGAGATGCCGATGATGTCCTGCAGCTGGTGGAGGTCTCGGAGacttgc GAGGTTGGCGCGGACAAGGCGGCCATGGACATCGGCATCTTCGTCAAGCTGCAGAAGCGTGTGCGAGACTTGGAACAGGAGCGGAAGCGGCTGCAAGCCAGCCTGGACAAAATGGACGAGGTGGCCAGAAACAAG GACAGCGTAGACGCGGCGGCTGTGGCGGCGGCGAGTCTCACGGAGGAGGCGGCTGCTGACTTGGCCTACAATAACCTGAAG CGTgaggagctggagctggagaacAGGCAGCTGAAGGAGCACCTGGAGGAGCTGCGTCGCAGCGTGGGCCAAGAGGCGCCCCGTGACGGCTACCACGTCCTGATGAGTCAGCTGAAGGCGGCCAACGAGGAGCTGGACGCGCGCAAGGAAGAAGTGGTCATGCTTAAGACGCAGCTTGTCAGCGCTGCCCCGCCcacgcaccagcagcagcaggtgcTG GAGACGGAAAGCGGCGAGCGGGTCGACGCGGTGGCGACGCTGCCGTCAGACAGGGACCAGGCTCTGACGCTCTACCGGCAAGTGTGCCAGTCCAACAA GCTCATGGAGCACGAGCTTCAGTCTCAAGCGCGCCAGCACGGCCAGGAGGTGGAGGCGCTGCGGGCCGAGATGGAGACGCTGAAGGGCGACGTGGAGAGGAAGCAGGAGGCGCTCAACTACGCCACATCCCTGTCGCCTCAGGCCCTGCTGGAGTACAGCGTGCAGCTGGAGATCACAAGGCTCACTGACGACAACCTG GACCTGAAGGAACTAGTGGAGAAACTAGAGAAGAATGAGCGCAAGCTGAAGAAACAGCTTAGGATCTACATGAAGAAAGTCCAGGAGCTGCAAG CGAGTCGCGGCGGCGGTCGCGCCAAGTCCGACTTGGGTCGTCACGTGACGCTTCAACGCAAGGAGAAAGACTTTGAGGGCATGCTGGAGTACGACCGGGAAGACGAACCTCTGCTCATCCAGATGCTCGTCACAG ACATGCGCCCAAGTATGTTGTCTGGGACGGTGCCGTGCCTCCCGGCGTACATCCTCTTCATGTGCGTCCGCCACGCCGATTACGTTAACGACGACGGCAAGGTGGAGTCTCTGCTCACCGCCACCATCAACGCCGTCAAGCGCGTCCTCAAG AGGAACGAGGACTTTGAGACCACGTCCTTCTGGCTGGCCAACACCAGCCGCCTGCTGCACTGCCTCAAGCAATACAGCGGAGACGAG GCCTTCGTGGTTCAGAacacggccaagcagaacgagCACTGCCTGAAGAACTTTGACCTGACCGAGTACCGGCAGGTTCTCAGCGACCTGTCCATTCAGATCTACCAGCAGCTCGTACGCATCGCCGAGGCCGCCATCCAGCCTATGATCG TGTCGGCCATGTTGGAGAGCGAGAGCATCCCCAGCCTGGCCGGGGTCAAGCCCGCCGGCTATCGGAACCGCTCGTCCAGCGTGGACCGGGACGGCGGCGAGGGCACGCCGTCTGGCGGCTACACGCTGCGGGCGCTCATCCGCCAGCTGAGCCTCTTTGACGGCATCATGCGAGAGCACGGCCTGGACCCCGAGATCGCCGGCCAGGTGGTCCGCCAGCTCTTTCACTGCGTCAACGCTGTCACGCTTAACAACATCCTGCTGCGGAAGGACGTCTGCTCCTGGAGCACGGGCATGCAGCTCAG GTACAACACGAGCCAGATGGAAGAATGGCTGCGCGCTAACAAGTTGTACCAGACTGGGGCGGCGCAGACGCTCTGTCCCATCATTCAAGTTGCTCAGCTGCTGCAAGTCAAGAAGAAAACCTCGCAGGACGCCGACGCCATCTGCTCGCTCTGCACTGATCTCAATTCCCAGCAG ATAGTCAAGATCCTCAACTTGTACACGCCACTCAACGAGTTTGAAGAGCGCGTCACCGTCGCCTTCATCAGGAACATACAG AAACAACTCCAGGAGCGCGAAGCGGGCGAGGCTCAGGAGGGGGCCGTGGCCAAGGAGGCCTCCCAGCTGCTGGTGGACACCAAGCAGACGCTGCCGCTGCTCTTCCCGTACGCGCCGTCCTCGCTGGGCCTGGAGACGCTCCATATTCCCGCCTCGCTGGGACTGCACTTCCTGGTCAGGGTCTGA